GGTCGGGGTCGAGCTGGCGGCCCAGACCCTCGATGTTGAGCAGGGTCTTTTGCAGCAACACGAGCTGCGGCTGGATTTCGACGTTGAAGCGCCGCGAGGTCTGAAACAGGCGCAGCAGCACCTTGCCGAAGGAAATCTCCTTCAATGGCCGGTCGAAGATCGGCTCGCAGACGGCACGCACCGCGGCTTCCAGCTCATCGACGCGGGTCTTGCTCGGCGCCCAGCCGGATTCGATGTGGGCCTCGGCTACCCGCTTGTAGTCGCGGCGGAAGAAGGCAAGGAAATTGATGGCGAGATAGTTCTTGTCGGTCTCGGTGAGCGTGCCGACGATGCCGAAATCGAGCGCGATATAGCGATTGAAGCTCGCTGGAGCGGCCGAGACGAGAATGTTACCCGGGTGCATGTCGGCATGAAAGAAACCATCGCGGAACACCTGGGTGAAGAAAATCTCGACGCCGGCGCGGGAGAGTGCTTTCAGATCGATGCCAGCTTCGCGCAGCCGGTCGATCTGGCCGATCGGGATGCCGTGCATGCGCTCCATCGTCATCACTTCGTGCGTGCAGTAATCCCAATACACCTCCGGGACGAGCAGCAGTTGCGCATCGGCGAAGTTGCGTCTGAGCTGCGAGCAGTTGGCGGCCTCGCGCATCAGGTCCAGCTCGTCTTCGAGATGCTTGGCGAATTCGCGCACCACCTCGCGTGGTTTCAAGCGTTTGCCGTCGGACCAAAAGCGCTCGAGGAGAAGAGCGAAGCTGTCGAGCAGCGCGATATCGTGGGCGATCACCGGCGCGATGCCGGGACGCAGCACCTTGACGGCGACCTCGGTGCCATCGTACAGCGTCGCGAAATGCACCTGCGCGACCGAGGCCGAAGCGACCGGCTCGCGTTCGAAGGTCGCAAAAATCTCGTGCAAGGGCCGTTTGAAGCTTAGCTCGATCACCGCGATCGCCTCGTCAGAGGGAAATGGCGGTACCTGATCCTGCAGTTTCGCCAGCTCGTCGGCAAGGTCGTCGGGCAACAAGTCGCGGCGCGTGGAGAGCACCTGGCCGAACTTGACGAAGATCGGCCCGAGTGTCTCGAGCGCCTCGCGCAGTCGCACGCCGCGCGGCGCGGCCAGCCGGTTGCGGTCGCGCCAGAAATACAGACCATTCAGCAGCTTGAGCGGCCAGGCCAGCCGACCACTCGGGTCATGCTCGAGGATCAGCCGGTCGAGGCCGCACTTGAGGCCGACGCGGGCGATTTTGACGAGACGGAACAGGCGCACAGGGAAAGACCGCAGGAATCAAAGGGCGAAACTTTAGCACCTGGCTGCCATTTTGGCCGCGCGTATGCCGTTCCGCCAGCGCCGACTCCGGGCTGTTGCGCTTCAACCCAGATTGTCCATTAGACCGTCCTGTCACCGGATGAGCGTGAGCAAGCCTTGCCATCCTGGACTGCGCGGGCGTTTCCGGTCTGCGGGCGGGCCCTTCGCGCCCGCGCTCCTCGCCAATAGTCACGGCTATTGACTCGTCACGCGGACGCAAATCGCCTCGCCCTCGCCTCGGAATCGCCTCGCGCCCTAATGGACGATCTGGGTTCAATCCGGCACGAACTTCAGCACGTTGCCGTTGATGCAGTAACGCTTGCCGGTCGGCGGTGGGCCGTCGTCGAAGACGTGGCCGAGATGAATGCCGGAGCTGGCGCTTCTGACTTCGATACGCCGCATGCCATGCGAAAGATCGACGTGTTCGGTGAGCGCGCCGGGAAGAGGCTGAAAGAAGCTCGGCCAGCCGGTGCCGCTATTGAACTTCGCGTCGCTTCTGAACAGCGGCGCGCCGGTGATCGGATCGACGAAGGTGCCGGGGCGTTTTTCGTCGAGATGCGAGCCGGTGCCGGGGCGTTCGGTGCCCTGCTCGAAGGCGATTTTCTGCTGTTCGGGCGTCAAGAGATGAAAGCCGAGCCACTTCCAGAAGCGCACCTTGTCGCCGTTCCAGCCGGTGTAACGCGAGACCTCCTTGCCGTTTTCGAACAGCACGATGGTCGGTGTCGCAAACAGCGTTTTTTCCAGCGTCCAGCCGGCAGGCGGCTTTGCGCTCAAGCTGCGCGCGACGGGCACGTCAGACTTCCACTGGTCGAGCACCTCGGCCTTGAATCGCTTGCAATACGGGCAGTCCTCGGCCTCGAAGACGATCAATTGACGCTCGAAGTGTAAAGTCTTCGGGTCGAGCGGCTCGTGGGCTGCAGTCGCTTGGGCCGGTGCGCGTGCAGTGGGAAAGCTCACGCCCGTGCCGCCCAGCCCGCAGTAGCCGTGAGGGTTCTTCTTCAGATAGTCCTGGTGATATTCCTCGGCGCGAAAGTAGTTCGTCAGCGGCGCGATCTCGGTGGTGATCGGGCCGAAACCGGCTTTCGTGAGCGCGGCCTGATAAACGTCGCGGCTACGTTGAGCGACTTCGAGCTGCGCATCGTTCGTCGTGTAGATCGCGCTGCGATAGTTGCTGCCGATGTCGTTGCCCTGGCGATCGCCTTGCGTCGGATCGTGATTTTCCCAAAAGTGGGCGAGCACGGTCTCGAGACTGATCTTCGCCGGATCGAAGGTGACCTTGACCACCTCGGCGTGGTTGCGCTTTTTCGTCATGCCGAAACGCAGCGCGCGTTCGTGGGCGAGGATCGCTTCATAACGGCCCTCGATCTCGCCGTTGGCGTAGCCGCTCTCGACGTCGATGACGCCGGAAAGCTCGCTCATGCGCTTTTCGGCGCCCCAGAAGCAGCCCATTCCCAACACGATGGTTTCGGCATTGGCAAATGTCGTCATGATGAGTAACCCCAAGAACAGAAATGGTTTGAGCATGGTGCATGTCTCACATGATAGGAAACCGAACGGGCAAAATACCTGTCATGCTTGTATTTGCCTCTTTCAGTCCAATTTAGACCATCATGCGCGCGAAGGTTCGTTTTTCCGCCATCCTGCTGGCGCTGGCCGCGAGCGCGGCGAGTCTTTCCGCCTGCGCCCGCGGTGAGAAACCTGAGCCCTGTGGGGCGGCGGGCGAGTGGCGCGTGCCGGGCGAGTCGGCCGCGCAGCCGATCGCTGCGCCCGTCCTGCTCGAACGCCTGGCGCAGCAGCAGGTAGTGCTGCTCGGTGAGGCGCACGACAGCGCCGAGGATCATCGCTGGCAGCTTTATACGCTCGCGCAGCTCTACGGTCGCCAGCCCAACCTGGCGATCGGCTTCGAGATGTTCCCGCGCCGGCTGCAGCCGGTGCTCGACGAGTGGGTGGCCGGGCGACTCGCCGAAGACGAGTTCCTGCGCAAGGTCGAGTGGGAGAAGGTCTGGGGTTTCGATCCGCGCGACTATTCTCCGCTGTTCCACTTCGCGCGCATGAACCGCATCCCGATGCTGGCGGTGAATGTCGAGCGCAACCTG
This genomic interval from Sulfuricystis multivorans contains the following:
- the ubiB gene encoding ubiquinone biosynthesis regulatory protein kinase UbiB; protein product: MRLFRLVKIARVGLKCGLDRLILEHDPSGRLAWPLKLLNGLYFWRDRNRLAAPRGVRLREALETLGPIFVKFGQVLSTRRDLLPDDLADELAKLQDQVPPFPSDEAIAVIELSFKRPLHEIFATFEREPVASASVAQVHFATLYDGTEVAVKVLRPGIAPVIAHDIALLDSFALLLERFWSDGKRLKPREVVREFAKHLEDELDLMREAANCSQLRRNFADAQLLLVPEVYWDYCTHEVMTMERMHGIPIGQIDRLREAGIDLKALSRAGVEIFFTQVFRDGFFHADMHPGNILVSAAPASFNRYIALDFGIVGTLTETDKNYLAINFLAFFRRDYKRVAEAHIESGWAPSKTRVDELEAAVRAVCEPIFDRPLKEISFGKVLLRLFQTSRRFNVEIQPQLVLLQKTLLNIEGLGRQLDPDLDLWQTAKPFLERWMREQVGWRGFINHIRKEGPQWATMLPALPRLAHQALSQATERNAEAAAELARLREEAANSRRLAALAMLVALAALLLATLQIV
- the msrA gene encoding peptide-methionine (S)-S-oxide reductase MsrA, producing MLKPFLFLGLLIMTTFANAETIVLGMGCFWGAEKRMSELSGVIDVESGYANGEIEGRYEAILAHERALRFGMTKKRNHAEVVKVTFDPAKISLETVLAHFWENHDPTQGDRQGNDIGSNYRSAIYTTNDAQLEVAQRSRDVYQAALTKAGFGPITTEIAPLTNYFRAEEYHQDYLKKNPHGYCGLGGTGVSFPTARAPAQATAAHEPLDPKTLHFERQLIVFEAEDCPYCKRFKAEVLDQWKSDVPVARSLSAKPPAGWTLEKTLFATPTIVLFENGKEVSRYTGWNGDKVRFWKWLGFHLLTPEQQKIAFEQGTERPGTGSHLDEKRPGTFVDPITGAPLFRSDAKFNSGTGWPSFFQPLPGALTEHVDLSHGMRRIEVRSASSGIHLGHVFDDGPPPTGKRYCINGNVLKFVPD